ATGGACAATACAGGATTTGCCTTCCTGCATCCTCTGCCGTTGTTCACTTTTCGGCACAAACAGATCTTTTTCCAGCCCCCAATCAAGAAAGGCGCCCGAGGAGGTGATTGTCTTCACCCGTAATGGGGCAAACTCTCCGACCGTTGCATGCGGTTTGCGGGTGGTTGCCCGCAGGTGATCCTCCTGGTCGGTATAAACAAAGACCTCAATCTCATCGCCGGCTTGGCATTTTTCCGGGACCTCCCGTGTCGGCAGGAGAATATCTCCTGATTCCCCGCCGTCAAGGAGCGCGCCGTCGTTCCGGGTTCTTTTTATCGTCAGTTTATTTATCTTGCCGATCCGTGCCATTTTTTCCCCTGTTGTTTTTTTCGTGGTGAGCGTGACCTTCTTCCCTTGTCGCGCCGATCCTGCGTCCAGCCGGCAAACTCCGGTTCGTACCCCACGGTGAACGGGCTGGTCGTGTTGTTGCGGAGGCTGAGGAAATGGGCATTATTTTTGTCAAAGGGACAAACCGGCATGGCGCATGGTTCAAATCCGAACCTCTGGTAAAAGCCGGGGTCACCCAGGACAAAGATGGTGCTTTCCCTGATCTCATCCTGCCGCAAGGCAAAGCGGAGCAATTCCGAGCCGACCCCCTGCTTTTGAAACTCGGGCTTGACCGCCAGCGGCGCCAGATGCAACCCGCAAACCGCGGAGCCGTTATAGGCCCGCGAAAAAGTAATCGAGGCGATGACTGTATTGGTATGAATGCACACCCACTCATGCAGCGCCTTGTTGTTTTTGTGGAGATTTTCAACGAGCTGTGCTTCATGAATGCTGTCGGGGAAGGCCTGCCGCAGCAGGGCCGTGACCTTGGCATGATTTTCAGTCGTGAGTTTGCGTATTTTCATTTTTTTTCTTTTCCTTATTTCGCCAAGCTGCCCCTGAAATTCACCGTCATGCGGCAGGCGCGGAAGATCAAGCTGAGCAGCGGATCCGTTCGACGAGGCGTTTGAGGCGACCATGGGCGGCATGAAGCTCGGCAAGGTCGACAAAGGCCTTGGTCTTTTCGGCTTTGGCCGGATCAAAACCGCCGTGCAGGGGATGACGGCCGAGCAGCGCGGTGACAAAGGCGCGTTCCAGGCGATCACCCGGTTCATCCGACTGCTCCATCTCGGGCAGCTCATACCAGGCACGAAAGGCGGGCTCTTGCATGGCCTGCCGCGCCTCCTGCCGGAGGTCAAGGGTTGCGGCAAAGCCGTGGCGGAAGAGATCGGTTATGCACCAGATATCGAGCAGGGCGGCCGCTTTGACCGCGGCATCCGCGCCCTCGGGCGGGAGGTTTTCCTGCTGTGTTGACAGTGATTCCAGGCCCAGGGAAATGGTGTCCCGCACCCGTTCGGCAATATCCATGATCTGTTTGATATCATGTGTTTTTTCACCATAGGCGATGATCGCGCTGTTGATGGCCCAGACGATTTCCTGTTCCAGGCGGGAAAGGAAATCCTTGTCCACAATCAGGGCCAGGGCCTGCTGTAACAGGGTGGTTTCGATCAAAGGGGAGGCATAGACGGAGGGAACCCGGGTGATGGCATTGTCCAGCGCTTCCTTGGTTCGGGGCAACGGCTGGTGCGTGGGTGGCCGGGAAAAGAGGACGGATGCCTCGTCCGGTGCGACAAAGCCGATATCCTCCATGCGGCAGTTGCGGAAGCGCAAGGCCTCTTCCTCGATCTGCGTTTCCAGATCCACCCGAATCTGGCTGAGGAGTTCGTGGGCCGCGGTTGAATCGTGCTGGTACAGGGCATCCAGCAAGGTAAACGGATGGGTTTTCAGCGATATTTCCGATTTTAATTCCAACAGATAGAAGCCGTCCGGAGTCATGGCGCGGGTCGTCTCGTTTTCCTCGTCCTCCGGCGGAACCTGATCGGTATCAGGATCATACACCGTGACGGTCTTGGTCAGGAAGAGCAGCTGTAAGACGTAGTTCAGGGAGAAAAAAGCCGTGGCCAGCTTTCCGGGTCCGGCCAGCGCAAAGGCGGACAGCCATTCATCCAGGCTGTCAACGGCAAAGTCGTAACGGTTCCAGCAGTCGAGATCGATACATGCCTCCAATTGTTCCTGGTTGAGCTGGAGGAGGATGGGCAGGGCCTGATCCAGGCCGATCTCCCGGACAATATAGTAGGCTTCCAGGGGTTCGAGGCCGGCGACCTCGGCGGGCAGGTCGCTTGCGGCCAGAAGCCGCTCGCCCCTGCGGGCCAGGGCGCGGGTCAGATCAGCGCGAAACGGGGTTAATTCGACGATTTTGTTGTCTGTCATATTCTCTGTCAGTTGGAGGTGATCGAAGTTTCTTGCCGCAAAGGGCAATTTTTAAAGCAATTCTTTACTTGTTCCGCAACCGGAGTCAAGGGCGCCAGCATATACTTGATCCTCTCTATATAATGCAATAATGCACACCTGTCCCTTCTATGTTTTTCAACCTTCAATCTTTTTGACGCGACCGACTGCGCCGCTTTCCAGTCGAACCTTAATGCCGTGGGGGTGGGTTGGGGATTTTGTCAGGATATCTTTGACGATTCCTTCCGTTAGTTTCCCGGATCGCTGATCCTGTTTCAAGACGATGAAAACGCGAAAGCCTGCTTTTATATCGTTTCTGTTCATGCCGTTCATGATTGACTTTATCCCTCGGTCTCTTGGTGAACCAGATCTTCAGCGATTTCCCGGAACTGCTCCAAGGCGGCTTCGAGGTCTTCGATGATCTCGGCGGCAATGATGCCGGGATCGGGCAGATTATCGGAATCCTCCAGGGATTCGTCCTTGAGCCAGAAGATGTCGAGGCTTGCCTTGTCGCGGTTGATGATTTCATCGTAATCATATGACCGCCAGCGGCCGGCTTGATTGTCTCCTGACCAGGTGGGGTTGCGGTCCCGGCGGTTGGCAGGGTTGTAGTTTTCGACAAACTCGTCCAGATCGCTTCGTTTCAAGGGGTTGGTCTTAAGGGTGAAGTGGATGTTGGTGCGGAGATCATAGATCCAGAGTTTTCTGGTCCACGGGGTTTCCGAGGCCGGTTTCTTATCAAAGAAGAGGACGTTGGCCTTGACCCCTTGAGCGTAGAACAGGCCGGTGGGCAAACGCAGCAGGGTGTGGACGTCACAATCGTGCAGGAGTTTGCGGCGCACGGTTTCCCCGGCCCCGCCTTCGAAGAGGACATTATCCGGCACCACGATGCCGCAGCGGCCATGCTGTTTGAGCAGGGTTTTGACATGCTGGACGAAGTTGAGCTGTTTGTTGGAGGTGGTGGCCCAGAAATCCTCACGCTCAACAATATCCACCTCCTTGGAGGCCTTGCCGTCTTCGCCGACAATGGTGGTGCTGCTCTTTTTGCCGAAGGGGGGATTGGTCAGGACGATCTCAAAGCGGTCGCCGGGATCGGCGGCCAGGGAATCGGCCACGGTGAGCGGCAGTTTGCCGCCGTTATTGCCGATGCCGTGCAGCATCAGGTTCATGGCGCAGAGCCGGGCGGTATTCTGAACCAGCTCCCAGCCGGAAAAGGTCGTGTCCTTAAGCGCCCGCTTCTCCTCCTTGGTCATATTGGGGTTATGGGCGATGATGTATTCATGGGCGGCCAGCAGAAAGCCGCCGGTGCCGCAGGCCGGGTCGCAAATGGTCTCACCCGGTTTGGGCCGGACCACATCAACCATGGCCTGGATCAGCGGGCGCGGGGTGAAATACTGGCCGGCCCCGGACTTGGTATCCTGGGCGTTTTTTTCCAGCAAGCCCTCGTAGGCATCGCCCTTGACATCGGCGCTCATCATTGACCAGTTTTCCTTGCCGATCAGATCGACCAGCAAACGGCGCAGTTTGGCCGGGTCCTGAAACTTGTTCTGGGATTTATTGAAGATCAGCCCCAGTAAGCCTTTTTCCTTCCCTAATTGATCCAGGGTATGGCGGTAATGATCAAACAGCTCATCGCCGTCTTTCTTGATCAGGCTGGGCCAGTCGTACCCTGCCGGCACCGCACTCGGCTTGTTATACGGGGCGTGGGTCCGCTCATCCGACATCTTGAGAAACAGCAGATAGGTCAACTGCTCGACGTAATCACCATAACTCATCCCATCATCCCGCAGGACGTTACAGTAGTTCCAGAGTTTTTGGACGATATTTGCTGGGGTCATTTCTAAAGCCTTTTTGCGGCACAGATTTACATAGAGATCCCCTCATCCATTGCAGTTACTTGCGCCGGTCGAGGGTGTTTTTTGCCACGGTAAAACAGTGAATACTGCTGGGGGTAAACTCGACTTGCACATCCGCGATATCCTTGATGCCGGAGCGTGAAAGTGTTGTCACCAGGGGGATTCTTTGAAGTTCATGTTTCTTAACAAATCCCAACAGCCCCTTAATCTCCCGATGATCATCAAAAGCCCGGTCGGACCATTTCACCTCAACGGCAAAGCGTGGTCTTTGCTGGGCGTCAAGGCTTACCGAGTCCACTTCACCGCTTCTCCACCGCGCATAATATAACGAGTCCACAAAAGCTGCATTATGCAGCCACTGGCTGAATACGGCGGTTTCAACCAGCTGCCCCATGGCTTCATGATGTTCATCAACGGGTCCGAACAGGGCCGCACGCATGGTTGGGTTGGTAAGATAGACTTTGAAGGTCATCATCCTTCTGAAGTGGGCCGCATCCTGATCAATCCTGCGAATCCTGCGGATGAGAAAGGCTGCCTCAAGGTATTCGAGATACTTGACGAGGGTATTTTTTGCCACATGAGAAGTCTTGGAAAGATCATCAAGACTCAATTCCTGCCCGGTGTTATAGGCAAGTGTATTAAAGAGGCTGTTCAACTCCTGAATATCCGTAATTCCATACAGGATAGGCAAATCACGCAAGAGGACTTTGTCGATAATATCACTTTTAATGTAACGCCTTGGATCTTGCCGGACAGCTTCTGAAAAGACGGCCTCAGGGTAGCCGCCAAAGTTCAGGTAGTCGACAAAAGCCTTATTGAGACCTTGGATGTCCTCGGTCTCATACCGTGGAGTATTCCCGCTGCCAACAACTTCCCGGATCAATATTTTCTCCAGGCCGATGAAGCGCAAGTATTCAGCAAAGGTGAGAGGAGGAAGAACATATTCGGTAAACCTTCCGGCCCCGGATTCCGCACTCTTGGTTTTCAGTGCTGCCGCCGCCGAACCCGTGGCCACAAAACTGATGCCGCGAAAGGTATCGACCAATGACTTCAGGTGGACTTCCCAGCCTTTGAGATATTGGATTTCATCGAAAAACACATATAAGCGGGTGCCGTCCGGACGAGTAAACAACCGTTGGAATCTGGTAACCAAACTCTCCAGGGACAACCCGGTATAGATTGGCGTCTCCATGGAA
This region of Desulfobulbaceae bacterium DB1 genomic DNA includes:
- a CDS encoding ATPase, with the protein product MLQVSEKEIEYRLRLDNPWWQAGAGIEPDYQAFPRRAYLPDFSSLVGQTGVNRAVVLLGPRRVGKTIMVYHAIQDLLDNGGIKGRDILYVSMETPIYTGLSLESLVTRFQRLFTRPDGTRLYVFFDEIQYLKGWEVHLKSLVDTFRGISFVATGSAAAALKTKSAESGAGRFTEYVLPPLTFAEYLRFIGLEKILIREVVGSGNTPRYETEDIQGLNKAFVDYLNFGGYPEAVFSEAVRQDPRRYIKSDIIDKVLLRDLPILYGITDIQELNSLFNTLAYNTGQELSLDDLSKTSHVAKNTLVKYLEYLEAAFLIRRIRRIDQDAAHFRRMMTFKVYLTNPTMRAALFGPVDEHHEAMGQLVETAVFSQWLHNAAFVDSLYYARWRSGEVDSVSLDAQQRPRFAVEVKWSDRAFDDHREIKGLLGFVKKHELQRIPLVTTLSRSGIKDIADVQVEFTPSSIHCFTVAKNTLDRRK
- a CDS encoding DNA methyltransferase: MTPANIVQKLWNYCNVLRDDGMSYGDYVEQLTYLLFLKMSDERTHAPYNKPSAVPAGYDWPSLIKKDGDELFDHYRHTLDQLGKEKGLLGLIFNKSQNKFQDPAKLRRLLVDLIGKENWSMMSADVKGDAYEGLLEKNAQDTKSGAGQYFTPRPLIQAMVDVVRPKPGETICDPACGTGGFLLAAHEYIIAHNPNMTKEEKRALKDTTFSGWELVQNTARLCAMNLMLHGIGNNGGKLPLTVADSLAADPGDRFEIVLTNPPFGKKSSTTIVGEDGKASKEVDIVEREDFWATTSNKQLNFVQHVKTLLKQHGRCGIVVPDNVLFEGGAGETVRRKLLHDCDVHTLLRLPTGLFYAQGVKANVLFFDKKPASETPWTRKLWIYDLRTNIHFTLKTNPLKRSDLDEFVENYNPANRRDRNPTWSGDNQAGRWRSYDYDEIINRDKASLDIFWLKDESLEDSDNLPDPGIIAAEIIEDLEAALEQFREIAEDLVHQETEG
- a CDS encoding GNAT family N-acetyltransferase, producing the protein MKIRKLTTENHAKVTALLRQAFPDSIHEAQLVENLHKNNKALHEWVCIHTNTVIASITFSRAYNGSAVCGLHLAPLAVKPEFQKQGVGSELLRFALRQDEIRESTIFVLGDPGFYQRFGFEPCAMPVCPFDKNNAHFLSLRNNTTSPFTVGYEPEFAGWTQDRRDKGRRSRSPRKKQQGKKWHGSAR